Proteins encoded within one genomic window of Sphingomonas sp. KRR8:
- a CDS encoding LemA family protein gives MTALRRFGLAAPLAALTLSACGLNSIPTSEEKVNAKWADLQADYQRRSDLIGNLVSTVKAAAKQESTVLIGVSEARAKATSVNLSPQDLSDPQKVRAFDAAQAQVTAAVRPLLGPMIQERYPELKSLQNFTDLQTQLEGTENRIDFARRDYNEAVRQYNTTIRTFPDAIGAKIFYGAKPKVPFEASAGAQNAPKVDFGA, from the coding sequence ATGACCGCACTTCGCCGCTTCGGCCTTGCCGCGCCGCTCGCCGCGCTGACCCTCTCGGCATGCGGATTGAACTCGATCCCGACGTCGGAAGAGAAGGTCAACGCCAAGTGGGCCGACCTTCAGGCTGACTATCAGCGCCGTTCGGACCTGATCGGCAATCTGGTCTCCACCGTGAAGGCCGCCGCCAAGCAGGAAAGCACCGTGCTGATCGGCGTCAGCGAAGCGCGGGCGAAGGCGACCAGCGTGAACCTCAGCCCGCAGGACCTGTCCGACCCGCAGAAGGTGCGCGCGTTCGACGCGGCGCAGGCGCAGGTCACGGCCGCCGTTCGGCCGCTGCTCGGCCCGATGATCCAGGAGCGTTACCCCGAACTGAAGAGCCTGCAGAACTTCACGGACCTGCAGACCCAGCTGGAAGGGACCGAGAACCGGATCGACTTCGCCCGGCGCGATTATAACGAAGCGGTGCGCCAGTATAACACGACGATCCGCACCTTCCCCGACGCGATCGGCGCCAAGATTTTCTACGGTGCCAAGCCGAAGGTGCCGTTCGAGGCATCGGCTGGCGCCCAGAACGCGCCCAAGGTCGACTTCGGCGCCTGA
- a CDS encoding SWIB/MDM2 domain-containing protein, protein MAKEASGTGRKAGGGLARPVTPSKDLAEIVGSNPLPRSEVVSKVWDHIRKNNLQNPQNKREIVADDKLKKIFGKDRCTMFEMNKHLSKHLS, encoded by the coding sequence ATGGCTAAAGAAGCGAGCGGGACTGGGCGTAAAGCGGGGGGCGGCCTGGCTCGCCCGGTAACACCGTCGAAGGATCTGGCGGAAATCGTCGGCAGCAACCCGCTGCCGCGCAGCGAAGTTGTCTCGAAGGTGTGGGATCACATCCGGAAGAACAATCTGCAGAACCCGCAGAACAAGCGCGAGATCGTCGCCGACGACAAGCTGAAGAAGATCTTCGGCAAGGATCGCTGCACCATGTTCGAAATGAACAAGCACTTGTCCAAGCATCTGTCGTAA
- a CDS encoding TPM domain-containing protein, with product MVSIAISEADRERVSAAVTAAEGASAGEIVTVVTEQSDPYHDVALQWAVLTLVLVLAWAAAFPNWLLWWRETLLGSDWTGTPSLRATLFFLMALCLLKFTAVLLILRWRPLRLALTPGVTKHRRVRRRAVALFKASAERRTEGRTGILIYLSVAERRAEIVADEAIMAVTTPETWGETMTALTAEIRQGRPADGLIKAVELVGGVLSAHFPRSADDHNEIPDKLIEL from the coding sequence ATGGTAAGCATTGCCATCAGCGAGGCCGACCGGGAACGCGTCAGCGCCGCGGTGACCGCCGCCGAGGGAGCAAGCGCGGGCGAGATCGTCACGGTCGTGACCGAGCAGTCCGACCCTTATCATGACGTCGCCCTGCAATGGGCGGTGCTGACGCTGGTCCTGGTGCTGGCCTGGGCGGCCGCTTTCCCTAATTGGCTGCTGTGGTGGCGCGAGACGTTGCTTGGGAGCGACTGGACAGGCACGCCGAGCCTTCGGGCGACGCTGTTCTTCCTCATGGCGCTGTGTCTGCTGAAGTTCACCGCGGTGCTGCTGATCCTGCGCTGGCGACCACTGCGGCTGGCGCTGACGCCGGGCGTGACCAAGCATCGACGGGTCCGGCGCCGCGCCGTGGCGCTGTTCAAGGCCTCGGCCGAGCGGCGCACCGAAGGTCGCACCGGCATTCTCATCTACCTGTCGGTGGCGGAGCGACGGGCCGAGATCGTCGCCGACGAAGCGATTATGGCGGTGACTACGCCCGAGACCTGGGGCGAGACGATGACGGCGCTTACCGCCGAGATCCGGCAAGGGCGGCCCGCCGACGGGCTGATCAAAGCGGTGGAGCTGGTCGGCGGGGTGCTTTCCGCGCATTTCCCGCGTTCGGCCGATGATCACAACGAGATACCCGACAAACTGATCGAGCTTTGA
- a CDS encoding adenylate/guanylate cyclase domain-containing protein, with the protein MDAVRQGGSSDPLGSASNLEDVGRTLKRVPVVRVALTALLLGIAVLVARFSWTLPMTSFAERVAFDVRSLQAALYHPAKQDSRILLVPYTQATQEATGKRSPLDRAILAKALVNLDRLHPRAIGIDILIDQPQPDDPQLLAAFRTLRTPTWLAYASAEHNGDDMQPWQQTRLDALFKSLRGTQVRPASIHIDADGDNAMRNWPIVSPDLPPFLPLALAGTPNAQPYQGSIRYRMPADPERQVFLSLPIDLFADPATASAMADQVRGRIVMIGGDLPDSDRFVTPEGRLANSSSALGRQFRENISGLEVHATMLAQWLDGRTPVPTGSLALWALAWLVVLAGGFTAMLDVTGWKLGLVLVGQLVFFVVTPFWLQTIGVDTRDLPAVGWIVAWFIAFLTTEAAVRVLSSEQRRFATAALGKYLPRDIAAQILRDPEKLTLSGEKRPIFALFTDLEGFTRLSHQIPAEQVAPLLNDYLDGMCEIVLRHGGTIDKFVGDAIVALWGAPIAREDDGDRVAAAMLDMVVFAREFSGGDGNDDQPRLGQTRVGVHHGEAIVGNFGGRDRFQYTALGDVMNAAARLESANKALKTCGLISEQARSLGGSDLFRPMGRIVLSGRATPLEVWEPAAQMPAEERERLTALWSRFDGGDLAALEELQSLTSHYPDDAAFQFFVYRLAQSGPGGFFELREK; encoded by the coding sequence ATGGACGCGGTTCGCCAGGGTGGCTCGTCCGATCCCCTTGGCAGCGCGTCCAATCTGGAGGACGTCGGCCGCACACTGAAGCGCGTACCCGTGGTGCGGGTGGCGCTGACCGCACTGCTGCTTGGAATAGCAGTGCTCGTGGCGCGCTTTTCCTGGACCCTGCCGATGACCAGCTTCGCCGAGCGGGTGGCCTTCGATGTCCGTTCCCTGCAGGCGGCGCTCTATCATCCCGCAAAGCAGGACAGCCGGATCCTGCTCGTACCCTATACGCAGGCCACTCAGGAGGCGACGGGCAAACGGTCGCCTCTCGACCGTGCGATTCTTGCCAAGGCCCTGGTCAACCTTGACCGCCTGCACCCGCGGGCGATCGGCATCGACATACTGATCGACCAGCCGCAACCCGACGACCCTCAGCTGCTCGCCGCATTTCGTACCCTGCGCACGCCAACGTGGCTCGCCTACGCCAGCGCCGAGCACAACGGCGACGACATGCAGCCGTGGCAACAGACGCGGCTCGACGCGCTGTTCAAGAGCCTGCGCGGCACCCAGGTGCGTCCTGCCAGCATCCACATCGACGCGGACGGCGACAATGCCATGCGCAACTGGCCGATCGTCTCACCCGACCTTCCGCCGTTTCTTCCGCTGGCGCTCGCCGGCACGCCGAACGCCCAGCCCTATCAGGGCAGCATCCGCTACCGCATGCCGGCCGACCCGGAACGGCAGGTATTTCTTTCCCTGCCGATCGACCTGTTCGCCGATCCGGCAACCGCCAGCGCCATGGCGGACCAGGTGCGCGGCCGGATCGTGATGATTGGCGGCGATCTGCCCGACTCGGACCGGTTCGTGACCCCCGAGGGGCGGCTTGCCAATTCCAGCAGCGCGCTCGGTCGGCAGTTCCGGGAGAATATCTCTGGCCTTGAAGTCCACGCCACCATGCTCGCGCAATGGCTCGACGGTCGCACCCCCGTTCCGACTGGTTCGCTGGCGCTCTGGGCGCTCGCCTGGCTGGTGGTTCTGGCGGGCGGGTTCACCGCCATGCTGGACGTGACTGGATGGAAGCTTGGGTTGGTGTTGGTCGGACAGCTGGTCTTCTTCGTGGTGACCCCCTTCTGGCTCCAGACCATCGGCGTCGATACGCGTGACCTGCCGGCCGTGGGCTGGATCGTCGCCTGGTTCATCGCCTTCCTCACGACCGAAGCGGCGGTGCGGGTGCTAAGCTCGGAACAGCGCCGTTTCGCGACCGCGGCGCTGGGCAAGTACCTCCCGCGCGACATTGCGGCGCAGATCCTGCGCGATCCCGAGAAGCTCACTTTGTCGGGTGAAAAGAGGCCGATCTTCGCCCTCTTCACCGATCTCGAGGGGTTCACCCGGCTATCCCACCAAATTCCCGCGGAGCAGGTCGCCCCGCTGCTCAACGATTATCTCGACGGCATGTGCGAGATCGTGCTGCGGCACGGCGGCACGATCGACAAGTTCGTCGGCGACGCCATCGTTGCCCTGTGGGGCGCTCCCATCGCACGCGAGGATGACGGCGACCGCGTCGCCGCCGCCATGCTCGACATGGTCGTCTTCGCCCGCGAGTTCAGTGGTGGCGATGGCAATGACGACCAGCCGCGCCTCGGCCAAACCCGCGTCGGCGTTCATCATGGCGAGGCGATCGTCGGCAACTTCGGAGGGCGGGACCGCTTTCAATATACCGCGCTCGGCGATGTAATGAACGCCGCCGCGCGACTGGAATCAGCGAACAAGGCGCTCAAGACCTGTGGCCTCATCAGCGAGCAGGCCCGATCGCTCGGCGGAAGTGACCTGTTCCGGCCGATGGGCCGCATCGTCCTATCCGGGCGGGCAACCCCGCTCGAAGTGTGGGAGCCTGCCGCCCAGATGCCGGCGGAAGAGCGCGAGAGGCTTACCGCGCTGTGGTCGCGGTTCGATGGCGGCGACCTTGCCGCGCTTGAGGAACTGCAATCATTAACTTCGCATTATCCAGATGATGCGGCTTTCCAGTTTTTCGTGTATCGGCTCGCTCAGTCCGGCCCGGGAGGGTTTTTCGAACTGCGGGAGAAATAG
- a CDS encoding LD-carboxypeptidase — MRIALVAPSCPLKREAAERVSALAAARGDCELLIHPQCFLTDGHFAGSDSERLEAVREVMANPAVDAVWFARGGYGSNRIAAAAVRDLPVEARSKEFLGYSDAGFMLAALHRAGCQVAHGPMAQDVLRVGGEAAITRALDWLVRDDPSSLEPGLSRPSMAFNLTVLSCLLGTAVEPSFTGRDILIEEVDEEHYRIDRMMFHVTSSQTVRSCGGIRLGRCAVPENDRPFGAEEEAIVRDWCGRSGIPYLGRADIGHDADNKVVPFPVAGR; from the coding sequence ATGCGGATCGCGCTGGTCGCGCCGAGTTGCCCATTGAAGCGAGAAGCGGCCGAGCGCGTCAGCGCGCTTGCGGCTGCGCGCGGCGATTGCGAGCTGCTGATCCATCCGCAATGCTTCCTGACCGACGGTCATTTTGCCGGCTCCGACTCTGAACGGCTGGAGGCCGTGCGCGAGGTGATGGCTAACCCCGCGGTCGATGCCGTGTGGTTCGCGCGCGGAGGATACGGTTCCAATCGGATCGCTGCCGCCGCCGTTCGCGACCTTCCGGTTGAGGCCCGGTCCAAGGAATTCCTCGGATATAGCGATGCGGGCTTCATGCTCGCGGCGCTCCACCGCGCCGGATGCCAGGTGGCGCATGGGCCAATGGCGCAGGACGTGCTGCGGGTGGGGGGCGAGGCGGCGATCACGCGGGCGCTCGACTGGCTGGTGCGGGACGACCCATCGTCTCTCGAGCCGGGGCTCTCCCGACCAAGCATGGCGTTCAACCTCACGGTTCTCTCCTGCCTGCTTGGCACAGCGGTCGAGCCGTCCTTCACGGGCCGGGACATCCTCATCGAGGAAGTGGACGAAGAGCATTACCGCATCGACCGGATGATGTTCCACGTCACCTCTTCCCAGACGGTGCGAAGCTGCGGCGGAATCCGCCTCGGCCGCTGCGCCGTACCGGAAAATGATCGGCCGTTCGGAGCAGAGGAGGAGGCGATCGTTCGCGACTGGTGCGGGCGCTCCGGCATTCCTTACCTTGGCCGTGCGGACATCGGTCATGATGCCGACAACAAGGTCGTCCCGTTTCCAGTCGCGGGACGCTGA
- a CDS encoding Mur ligase family protein: MSQSSYFFCGVGGSGMLPLACIVRAQGHRVAGSDRALDAGRLAPKFDFLRSLGIQLFRQDGSGLTEGMILVTSAAVEETIPDVIRARELGLAHLTRPQLLAQLLNAAQRSVAVGGTSGKSTVTGMIGWILFALNRQPTVMNGAVMKNFVAPSAPFASALVGDPELFVSEVDESDGSIALYRPEVAVLNNVSLDHKEMDELRHLFGGFLHRARVAVVNLDDPESRMLGEQLGNASGYGFDSPGAAVIGRDLQLGSDGSTFMVEADGQRWPVQLSVPGRHNASNALAALAAVRALGVPLAEAAEVIGRFAGLKRRLETVGTGGGVTVIDDFAHNPDKIAATLATLASRSGRKLVVFQPHGYGPLAKMGDELAATFAQGLGAGDLLILSDPVYQGGTVDRTRGSDWLAEAIRRAGGEAEHIAARPDIAARLLAEARNGDTIAILGARDDTLSEFAADLVGNLAARS; the protein is encoded by the coding sequence ATGAGTCAATCCAGCTACTTCTTCTGTGGGGTCGGGGGCAGCGGCATGTTGCCGCTCGCCTGCATCGTTCGCGCTCAGGGTCACCGCGTCGCAGGCTCGGACCGCGCGCTTGATGCCGGTCGACTTGCGCCCAAGTTCGACTTCCTGCGTTCGCTCGGCATCCAGCTGTTCCGCCAGGACGGCTCGGGCCTCACCGAAGGCATGATCCTCGTCACCTCAGCCGCCGTGGAAGAAACCATTCCCGACGTGATCCGCGCCCGGGAGCTTGGCCTTGCGCACCTCACCCGGCCTCAGCTGCTCGCCCAGTTGCTGAACGCCGCCCAGCGCAGCGTCGCGGTGGGCGGAACCAGCGGAAAGTCGACCGTCACCGGCATGATCGGCTGGATCCTGTTCGCGCTCAACCGTCAACCAACCGTCATGAACGGTGCGGTGATGAAGAACTTCGTTGCCCCTTCAGCTCCCTTCGCCAGCGCGCTGGTCGGCGATCCAGAGCTGTTCGTCAGCGAGGTCGACGAAAGCGACGGCTCCATCGCTCTTTATCGGCCCGAGGTCGCCGTCCTCAACAACGTCAGCCTCGACCACAAGGAAATGGACGAGCTGCGCCATCTCTTCGGCGGGTTCCTTCACCGGGCCCGGGTCGCCGTGGTCAACCTTGATGATCCGGAATCGCGGATGCTTGGCGAGCAGCTCGGCAATGCTTCGGGGTACGGCTTCGACAGCCCTGGCGCGGCTGTAATCGGGCGCGACCTTCAGCTTGGCTCCGATGGCTCGACCTTCATGGTCGAGGCGGACGGCCAGCGCTGGCCAGTGCAGCTGTCCGTGCCTGGGCGGCACAATGCCTCCAATGCCCTGGCGGCGCTGGCGGCCGTGCGCGCGCTCGGTGTCCCGCTCGCCGAGGCCGCGGAGGTCATCGGCCGTTTCGCGGGGCTGAAGCGGCGTCTGGAGACGGTCGGAACCGGCGGGGGCGTGACCGTGATCGACGATTTCGCCCACAATCCCGACAAGATCGCCGCCACCCTCGCGACTCTCGCGTCGCGTTCGGGGCGCAAGCTGGTCGTCTTCCAGCCGCACGGATACGGTCCGCTGGCGAAGATGGGCGACGAACTGGCCGCGACATTCGCACAGGGCCTTGGTGCTGGCGACCTGCTGATCCTGAGCGACCCCGTCTACCAGGGCGGCACCGTCGACCGGACGCGCGGATCGGACTGGCTTGCCGAAGCCATCCGAAGGGCGGGCGGCGAAGCGGAGCACATCGCGGCGCGACCCGACATTGCCGCACGGCTGCTGGCCGAAGCCCGCAACGGCGACACGATCGCCATCCTTGGTGCTCGCGATGACACGCTCAGCGAATTCGCCGCCGACCTTGTCGGGAACCTCGCCGCGCGCTCCTGA
- a CDS encoding TPM domain-containing protein — MPLTAPLRRWFALLLLALLAAPALAQSYPKQTGWVTDEANLLSPADEQALTAQLYQLKQQTGRQLAVATVNSLGGQDIDTYAPLLFREWKLGSSEADDGVLLLVAPNERRVRITTGYGAGGFLTDLVAGRIIREQITPRFKGNDYPGGIKAGVGAIAQFMQLSPEEQQRQAATIAQEQRQQQSTPQAGDLAPLVVWGMVILFVLLSFTRRLGGRRYRGRSGGGISPWVVLWGLDALSRGSRGGGWGGGGGWGGGGGFGGGGGFGGWGGGGGSTGGGGASGSW, encoded by the coding sequence GTGCCGCTGACGGCACCTTTGCGGCGCTGGTTCGCCCTCCTGTTGCTGGCGCTGCTCGCGGCACCGGCGCTGGCGCAGTCTTACCCCAAGCAGACGGGGTGGGTGACCGATGAGGCCAACCTCCTGTCACCCGCCGACGAGCAGGCGCTCACGGCGCAGCTTTACCAGCTCAAGCAGCAGACCGGGCGGCAGCTGGCGGTCGCGACCGTCAACAGTCTCGGCGGGCAGGACATCGACACCTATGCACCCCTGTTGTTCCGCGAGTGGAAGCTTGGCAGCAGCGAGGCTGACGACGGCGTCCTGCTGCTGGTGGCGCCCAACGAGCGGCGGGTGCGCATCACTACCGGTTATGGAGCGGGTGGCTTTCTCACCGACCTCGTGGCGGGGCGGATCATCCGTGAGCAGATCACGCCGCGCTTCAAGGGCAACGACTATCCTGGCGGCATCAAGGCGGGCGTCGGCGCGATCGCCCAGTTCATGCAGTTGTCGCCGGAAGAGCAGCAGCGGCAGGCGGCCACGATTGCCCAAGAGCAACGGCAGCAGCAGAGCACTCCGCAAGCGGGTGACTTGGCGCCGCTGGTTGTGTGGGGAATGGTCATCCTGTTCGTGCTGCTGTCCTTCACCCGCCGGCTCGGTGGCCGCCGCTATCGTGGCCGCAGCGGCGGCGGGATCAGCCCATGGGTGGTGCTGTGGGGGCTGGATGCCCTGAGCCGGGGCTCGCGAGGCGGCGGCTGGGGTGGCGGTGGCGGCTGGGGCGGCGGAGGCGGCTTCGGCGGTGGCGGCGGCTTCGGTGGTTGGGGCGGCGGCGGCGGCTCGACCGGCGGCGGCGGAGCGAGCGGTTCATGGTAA
- a CDS encoding amidohydrolase family protein, protein MVKKLVCALLLAGVSVTASAAPATKDQLLVPPPTARHFTISSKAGKHGDNWVWTLPDGRIASRMSMSLRGWITEVDEVTTLGPDGRPVAIDVRGYTDSGDATEHFSVDPAGIAHWQTSVDSGSAPFGTKRYSSYGGPWFDGVDDASALLAAGERGVELLPGGKGRLRIVRSVEITGPKGPETIKLGFTEGFGFAPRPYWLTADNKFFGSAGQISLLPEGYEGNAERLKAIGEEETAKLVRDVSHRFLASANAAPTLFDHVKLFDSVGGRYLPDRAVLVTGGKVAAVGAGGSLRAPAGARVIDGRGKTLLPGLWDSHRHVGGDDFELIQNVATGITNYRSPGSLIEDAQSIFKRRAAGDLLAPDGKVSVIVDRKDPLAAQGALTVNSAEETIAAVRKIKAAGMWGVKFYTSMNPAWIAPGAAEAHKLGLHVHGHVPAGMRPLDAVRAGYDEVTHINFIMMQAMPQSVVDKANTAARLEGPAQYGKDVDLDSPAMKAFYAELAKRKTIVDPTLTVWEPLMTSDGSAISPEYAPYAPVAPPAVARGWKISGYPLFANLTRDDFRKSFAKMVGLVGRLHQAGVRVVAGTDGYGLEIVRELELYQQAGLTNAEALQTATIIPARMTGMDGRVGSVAPGKTADLILVDGDAEANLGALRQVDKVVLDGVLMDGDALREAAGFSGRPVVAN, encoded by the coding sequence ATGGTGAAGAAGCTTGTTTGCGCACTGCTGCTGGCGGGCGTCTCGGTCACGGCCTCCGCCGCTCCGGCGACCAAGGACCAGTTGCTGGTTCCCCCGCCGACCGCGCGCCATTTCACTATCTCTTCCAAGGCCGGCAAGCACGGCGACAATTGGGTCTGGACACTGCCGGACGGACGCATTGCCTCGCGCATGTCGATGTCGCTGCGTGGCTGGATCACCGAGGTGGACGAGGTCACGACCTTGGGGCCCGACGGCCGGCCGGTGGCGATCGACGTTCGCGGCTACACCGACTCCGGTGACGCGACCGAACATTTCAGCGTCGATCCCGCGGGCATCGCGCACTGGCAAACCTCCGTCGACAGCGGCTCCGCACCCTTCGGGACCAAGCGCTACAGCAGCTACGGTGGCCCCTGGTTCGATGGGGTCGATGACGCCTCGGCACTGCTCGCCGCCGGTGAGCGTGGGGTCGAGCTGCTGCCGGGCGGAAAGGGCCGGCTGCGGATCGTGCGCTCGGTGGAAATCACCGGCCCCAAGGGACCGGAGACGATCAAGCTTGGCTTCACCGAAGGGTTCGGTTTCGCGCCGCGACCCTATTGGTTGACGGCCGACAACAAGTTCTTCGGTTCGGCCGGGCAGATCAGCCTGCTGCCAGAAGGATATGAGGGCAATGCCGAGCGGCTGAAGGCAATCGGCGAGGAGGAGACCGCCAAGCTGGTGCGTGACGTTTCTCACCGGTTCCTGGCCTCGGCCAATGCCGCCCCGACCCTGTTCGACCACGTGAAGCTGTTCGATTCGGTGGGCGGACGATACCTCCCCGACCGCGCCGTGCTGGTGACCGGCGGGAAGGTGGCGGCGGTCGGAGCGGGCGGGTCGCTCCGTGCTCCCGCAGGCGCACGCGTGATCGATGGGCGCGGGAAGACCCTGCTTCCGGGCCTGTGGGATTCGCATCGCCATGTCGGTGGTGACGACTTCGAGCTCATCCAGAATGTCGCCACCGGGATCACCAATTACCGCAGCCCCGGATCGCTGATCGAGGACGCGCAGAGCATCTTCAAGCGGCGGGCGGCCGGAGACCTGCTGGCGCCCGACGGCAAGGTGTCGGTGATCGTCGATCGCAAGGATCCGCTGGCGGCGCAGGGCGCGCTGACGGTCAACAGCGCGGAGGAGACGATCGCCGCGGTGCGCAAGATCAAGGCCGCGGGCATGTGGGGCGTGAAATTCTACACCTCGATGAATCCGGCGTGGATCGCTCCGGGCGCTGCCGAGGCCCACAAGCTGGGTCTCCACGTCCACGGCCACGTACCGGCCGGCATGCGGCCGCTCGATGCGGTGCGCGCCGGTTATGACGAGGTCACCCACATCAACTTCATCATGATGCAGGCCATGCCGCAGTCGGTGGTCGACAAGGCCAACACCGCCGCAAGGCTGGAGGGGCCAGCCCAGTATGGCAAGGATGTCGATCTCGACTCGCCGGCGATGAAGGCCTTCTACGCGGAACTGGCGAAGCGGAAGACCATCGTCGATCCCACGCTCACCGTGTGGGAGCCGCTGATGACCTCGGACGGCAGCGCCATCTCGCCCGAATATGCCCCTTATGCCCCGGTCGCTCCGCCGGCCGTGGCGCGTGGCTGGAAGATCTCCGGCTATCCTCTGTTCGCCAACCTCACCCGCGACGATTTCCGCAAGAGCTTCGCCAAGATGGTCGGCCTGGTGGGGCGGCTTCACCAGGCGGGCGTCCGGGTCGTCGCCGGCACCGACGGTTATGGCCTGGAGATTGTCCGTGAGCTTGAGCTCTATCAGCAGGCCGGCCTCACCAACGCCGAAGCGCTGCAGACCGCGACCATCATCCCCGCACGGATGACCGGCATGGATGGCCGGGTCGGCTCGGTGGCGCCCGGGAAGACCGCCGATCTCATCCTGGTCGATGGCGACGCGGAGGCGAACCTCGGTGCGCTGCGGCAGGTCGACAAGGTGGTGCTAGACGGGGTGCTGATGGACGGCGACGCGCTTCGGGAAGCGGCGGGCTTCAGCGGACGACCGGTCGTCGCCAATTGA
- a CDS encoding NUDIX hydrolase produces MTDPDYTAPLEVQWKGRFVQACTRGKWEFAGRVGGIRAVVIHAEIDGQLILVEQYRVAVGGPCLELPAGLVGDHDPNATVESTAVAELEEETGFTAGRIERLGDFHASPGMLSESFTLVRAHDVRRVGQGGGVAGEEDITVRLVPRHELAAFVAARRAAGVAMDVKLLLPLADALLGGA; encoded by the coding sequence TTGACCGACCCCGATTACACCGCGCCGCTGGAGGTCCAGTGGAAGGGCCGCTTCGTCCAGGCCTGCACCCGCGGCAAGTGGGAGTTCGCCGGCCGGGTCGGCGGCATCCGCGCCGTCGTCATCCATGCCGAGATCGATGGCCAGCTGATCCTGGTCGAGCAATATCGCGTTGCGGTCGGCGGCCCGTGCCTGGAGCTGCCGGCCGGGCTGGTCGGCGATCATGACCCCAACGCCACGGTGGAAAGCACCGCTGTCGCCGAGCTTGAGGAGGAGACGGGCTTTACCGCGGGCCGGATCGAGCGACTGGGCGACTTCCATGCGTCGCCCGGAATGCTCAGCGAGAGTTTTACCCTGGTCCGCGCGCATGACGTGCGCCGGGTCGGGCAGGGTGGGGGCGTCGCCGGCGAGGAGGACATCACCGTTCGGCTGGTACCCAGGCACGAGCTGGCAGCGTTCGTCGCCGCTCGCCGCGCCGCCGGCGTGGCGATGGACGTCAAGCTGCTCCTGCCGCTGGCAGACGCCCTGCTGGGCGGCGCCTAG
- a CDS encoding NUDIX domain-containing protein: protein MEDDAIPAATLVVMRDMASGPPELLMVTRTSRMAFAAGAMVFPGGRIDAADRELADSHEDAARVCAIRETIEETGVHVGLVDNPPDSLQDELHAGRPFSALLNQHGVGLDLQALVPFARWKPTFKHTRRFDTLFFLARAPAEVGDLRPQAGECESAEWVSAAQVLERVAAGRAAAIFPTIRNLERLAQFGSFDEAAAHAAAHPVQTISPWIEDAEGEQWLRIPDHLGYPVTRERLSSAMRG from the coding sequence ATGGAAGACGACGCGATCCCGGCCGCCACCCTGGTGGTGATGCGCGACATGGCGAGCGGGCCGCCCGAGCTGCTGATGGTCACGCGGACCAGCCGCATGGCGTTCGCCGCCGGCGCCATGGTCTTTCCAGGTGGCCGGATCGACGCCGCGGACCGCGAGCTGGCCGACTCTCATGAGGATGCCGCCCGGGTTTGCGCCATCCGCGAGACGATCGAGGAGACCGGGGTGCACGTCGGCCTTGTCGACAACCCGCCGGACTCGCTGCAGGATGAGCTTCACGCCGGCAGGCCTTTCTCAGCGCTGCTGAACCAGCATGGTGTCGGGCTCGACCTTCAGGCGCTTGTGCCGTTCGCGCGGTGGAAGCCGACCTTCAAACACACTCGCCGGTTTGACACCTTGTTCTTCCTTGCCCGCGCGCCCGCAGAGGTGGGCGACCTTCGCCCCCAGGCCGGCGAGTGCGAGAGTGCCGAATGGGTCAGCGCAGCGCAGGTGCTGGAACGGGTGGCGGCGGGCCGTGCCGCCGCCATCTTCCCGACCATCCGCAATCTCGAGCGGCTGGCGCAGTTCGGATCCTTCGATGAAGCAGCCGCCCACGCCGCGGCGCACCCGGTGCAAACGATCAGTCCCTGGATCGAGGATGCGGAGGGTGAGCAGTGGCTGCGAATCCCGGATCACCTTGGCTATCCGGTAACTCGGGAGCGGTTGAGTTCGGCCATGCGAGGCTGA